A region of Staphylococcus sp. IVB6181 DNA encodes the following proteins:
- a CDS encoding DUF2538 family protein, giving the protein MPRKTYEKLNNINGMFGILEQQIIHSKDMAHFRNEFFYVNHAHRENYEALLLYYKDSLENPFIDGACYIVALPEIFDRVDVFQSELPFSWVYDENGITETMKSISVPIQYLIAAALEVTDVNIFKPSGFTMGMNNWNIAQMRIFWQYTAIVRKFAQ; this is encoded by the coding sequence ATGCCACGCAAGACCTATGAAAAATTAAACAATATTAATGGAATGTTTGGGATATTAGAACAGCAAATCATTCACAGTAAAGATATGGCGCATTTCAGAAATGAATTTTTCTATGTCAATCATGCTCATAGAGAAAATTACGAAGCGCTATTGCTTTATTACAAAGACAGCTTAGAAAACCCATTTATAGACGGAGCTTGTTATATCGTCGCATTACCAGAAATTTTTGATCGTGTCGACGTATTCCAATCTGAACTGCCCTTCTCTTGGGTTTACGATGAAAATGGAATTACTGAAACAATGAAATCAATCAGTGTACCGATTCAATACTTGATTGCGGCGGCACTTGAAGTCACAGATGTCAACATCTTCAAACCTTCAGGCTTCACAATGGGTATGAATAACTGGAACATTGCACAAATGCGTATCTTCTGGCAATATACAGCAATCGTACGTAAATTTGCACAATAA
- a CDS encoding GNAT family N-acetyltransferase: protein MFKLAQNKKEMNDVFHVRTEVFVDEQNVPLENEIDEYEDSSTHIIGYDENDQAIATARYRNVDGAAKIERVAVIKALRNQGIGKSLMTFIEDAVKKDGFTQAVLNGQVQAQPFYEALGYQAEGDIFLEENIEHVVMKKSL from the coding sequence ATGTTTAAATTAGCACAGAACAAAAAAGAAATGAACGATGTCTTTCATGTAAGAACTGAAGTTTTTGTAGACGAGCAAAATGTTCCTTTAGAAAATGAGATCGATGAATATGAAGATAGTTCAACACACATCATCGGCTATGATGAAAATGATCAAGCAATCGCAACAGCACGTTACAGAAATGTCGATGGCGCCGCAAAAATCGAACGTGTTGCTGTAATAAAAGCATTGCGCAATCAAGGTATCGGCAAAAGCCTGATGACATTTATTGAAGACGCTGTGAAAAAAGATGGTTTTACACAAGCTGTTTTAAACGGACAAGTACAAGCACAACCTTTCTATGAAGCGCTTGGTTATCAAGCTGAAGGTGATATCTTCTTAGAAGAAAATATTGAACATGTGGTCATGAAGAAATCATTATAA
- a CDS encoding glucosaminidase domain-containing protein has protein sequence MSKKFHYKTPAIIALTIAGTAITTHQAFAQSNTDSADSTNTTSNVNQNQQPTDNQTAKSTTTTQNTTNQIAGTQEYKDPAQVQPKTTENNLNYDSKLDQLSTQADTSNGATAQTTTDSQNNTSDNTTTDTTQAESNQQTQQEDTAQTEAQAQQTQQAETAAQNEAQAQQTQQADTAAQNATQAQQTQQADTTAQVNTQTQQKAETTAQPTTYAARSVQPTTYAARSVAPSTTTSTRSVQPTTYAAAATSLPKYQPRVNSSINNYIRNKNYTVPTYEQDFSYNIPKYSYRYGKPEGIVIHDTANENSTLNNEVAYMKNNWQNAFVHGFVDGNRIVETANTDYLAWGAGPVANQRYIHMELVHTHDYDSFARQMNNIADYAATNLQYYGLKPDSAEYDGQGTVWTHKAVSNFLGGTDHVDPHGYLQSRGYNYDALYDLINEKYQIKQGLVAPWGSTTATAPNTNTSTTTKPSTNTTTRPTTNTSSQLRVIPVDSLGRLSSTNHGIYKTVYDKAGVQNSALNNQTYRLTKKALLGEKSFYLITDYNKGTNYGWVQTGDLTYKVGHPVTTNTKTYGIQSGTKLYSTPWGTDRQVAATVSGTGTQAFKASKQTEVSPSQYIYGTVNGKSGWVASSKLGSYTAPKTTVTTKKTDVKGAFTATPSKTTTTKAPTKSTTTKTTAKAPAKTTTTAKTTAKAPTTTVKTAKPAVKAATTVKKPSTVSKAVNTVKTAAKTTAKAVQPTAKAAVTKTAAKPATATKAPLNKTVVVNKLGQYVTDNYGLRASVYDKKGAKAAQFLGYTYNITRERNQDGTLYYLLQNIGLTTPLGWVNAKDVKVAEQGKTAPTSRQYTVNTKNNGLYTTPWGTSKQLIDPLNKQNGTFNASKRTVVNNTPYVYGTVNGKTGWVAEKTLTPKTTTTANRANTTTKQQPAVKYNHDYIVTSKGGYYYNTPNGKVLGSLKDQYGNIITVFEKQLVNGITWYHGTLANGQSVWVKSADVRDTLTRTTTSSNTLDQAVAKQMNLPWSPKVQHVAGKWVDASKDEVKTAMDPRTISQDATQRYQFLRLDKAQQMSVDSVNKLLKGKGILEGQGAAFAQAAQTYDINEIYLISHALLETGNGTSALANGGYVDNANKVVTNGTKKYYNMFGIGAIDTDAVRGGFKTAAHYGWDTVGKAIIGGAKFITSDYLDRGQNTLYRMRWNPAAPATHQYATDINWASHNAARMKQMYDKIGETGKYFDVDIYKA, from the coding sequence ATGTCTAAAAAGTTTCATTACAAAACCCCAGCTATCATTGCATTAACGATTGCAGGTACTGCTATTACTACGCACCAAGCATTTGCGCAAAGCAATACAGACTCGGCAGATAGCACGAACACAACAAGCAATGTGAACCAGAATCAACAACCGACTGACAACCAAACTGCAAAAAGTACAACAACAACTCAGAATACAACTAACCAAATTGCAGGCACACAAGAATACAAAGACCCTGCACAAGTTCAACCAAAAACTACAGAAAACAACTTGAACTACGATTCAAAACTTGATCAATTGTCTACTCAAGCAGATACAAGTAATGGAGCAACTGCTCAAACTACAACTGATTCTCAAAACAATACGTCTGACAACACAACAACAGACACTACACAAGCTGAATCAAACCAACAAACACAACAAGAAGACACTGCTCAAACTGAAGCTCAAGCTCAGCAAACACAACAAGCGGAAACTGCTGCTCAAAATGAAGCACAAGCTCAACAAACACAACAAGCTGATACTGCAGCTCAAAATGCAACACAAGCTCAACAAACACAGCAAGCAGATACTACTGCTCAAGTTAATACACAAACACAGCAAAAAGCTGAAACAACAGCACAACCTACAACATATGCGGCGCGTTCAGTACAGCCGACAACATATGCTGCACGTTCAGTTGCACCGTCAACAACGACTTCTACACGTTCTGTGCAACCAACAACATATGCTGCAGCAGCTACATCATTACCTAAATATCAACCAAGAGTCAACTCTTCAATTAATAACTATATCCGTAACAAAAACTATACGGTACCGACATATGAACAAGATTTCTCATATAATATTCCGAAATATAGTTACAGATACGGCAAACCTGAAGGTATTGTAATTCACGATACTGCAAATGAAAACTCAACGTTGAATAACGAAGTTGCTTACATGAAAAACAACTGGCAAAATGCCTTTGTTCATGGTTTCGTAGATGGTAATCGTATCGTTGAAACAGCAAACACAGATTACCTTGCATGGGGTGCAGGACCTGTTGCCAACCAACGTTATATTCATATGGAATTAGTGCATACGCATGATTACGACTCATTTGCACGTCAAATGAACAACATTGCTGATTATGCAGCAACAAACTTGCAATACTATGGTTTAAAACCAGATAGTGCTGAATATGATGGTCAAGGTACAGTTTGGACACATAAAGCTGTTTCTAACTTCTTAGGCGGAACAGACCACGTTGACCCGCACGGTTATTTACAATCACGCGGTTACAACTATGATGCATTATATGACTTGATTAATGAAAAATATCAAATCAAACAAGGTTTAGTTGCACCTTGGGGTTCAACAACTGCGACTGCACCTAATACAAATACATCTACAACAACGAAACCAAGCACAAATACAACAACACGCCCTACTACAAACACATCATCTCAATTACGAGTGATTCCAGTAGATTCATTAGGTCGTTTATCTTCAACAAATCACGGTATTTACAAAACAGTTTATGATAAAGCAGGCGTTCAAAACTCAGCTTTAAATAACCAAACTTACCGTTTAACTAAAAAAGCGTTATTAGGTGAAAAATCATTCTACTTAATTACGGATTACAATAAAGGTACAAACTATGGTTGGGTGCAAACTGGCGACTTAACATATAAAGTCGGCCACCCAGTTACAACTAACACTAAAACTTACGGTATCCAATCAGGTACTAAATTATACAGCACACCTTGGGGTACAGATCGCCAAGTAGCTGCGACAGTATCTGGTACAGGCACACAAGCATTCAAAGCTTCTAAACAAACAGAAGTCAGCCCTTCTCAATACATTTATGGTACAGTGAACGGCAAATCTGGTTGGGTTGCAAGCTCAAAATTAGGCAGCTATACAGCACCAAAAACAACAGTAACTACTAAGAAAACAGATGTAAAAGGTGCATTCACAGCAACACCATCAAAAACTACAACAACTAAAGCACCAACAAAATCAACAACAACTAAAACAACTGCGAAAGCACCGGCTAAAACGACAACGACTGCTAAAACAACTGCGAAAGCACCGACTACAACAGTTAAAACTGCAAAACCAGCTGTAAAAGCAGCTACAACAGTTAAAAAACCGTCAACTGTGTCTAAAGCAGTCAATACAGTTAAAACAGCAGCTAAAACTACAGCAAAAGCTGTTCAACCGACAGCTAAAGCAGCTGTAACAAAAACTGCTGCTAAACCAGCAACAGCAACTAAAGCACCATTAAACAAAACAGTTGTTGTGAATAAATTAGGTCAATATGTAACAGATAACTATGGCTTACGTGCAAGTGTGTATGATAAAAAAGGTGCAAAAGCTGCACAATTCTTAGGCTACACTTACAACATCACACGTGAACGCAACCAAGATGGTACTTTATACTACTTATTGCAAAATATCGGTTTAACAACACCGCTTGGCTGGGTGAATGCAAAAGATGTTAAAGTAGCAGAACAAGGCAAAACAGCCCCTACTTCAAGACAATATACTGTAAACACTAAAAACAATGGTCTTTACACAACACCTTGGGGTACATCAAAACAATTAATCGATCCGTTAAATAAACAAAATGGTACATTCAACGCTTCAAAACGTACAGTAGTCAACAACACTCCTTACGTTTACGGTACAGTTAACGGTAAAACAGGCTGGGTTGCTGAAAAAACTTTAACACCTAAAACAACAACTACAGCAAACCGTGCTAACACAACAACTAAGCAGCAACCTGCTGTTAAATACAACCATGACTACATAGTAACAAGCAAAGGCGGTTACTATTACAATACGCCGAACGGCAAAGTATTAGGTTCATTAAAAGACCAATACGGCAACATCATCACAGTATTTGAAAAACAACTTGTGAACGGTATTACTTGGTACCATGGTACACTAGCAAACGGTCAATCTGTATGGGTAAAATCAGCTGATGTACGCGACACATTAACAAGAACTACAACTTCAAGCAATACATTAGACCAAGCAGTTGCAAAACAAATGAACTTGCCATGGTCTCCTAAAGTACAACATGTAGCAGGCAAATGGGTAGACGCTTCTAAAGACGAAGTGAAAACTGCGATGGATCCTAGAACTATTTCACAAGACGCAACACAAAGATACCAATTCTTACGTCTTGATAAAGCACAACAAATGTCAGTAGACAGTGTAAACAAATTGCTTAAAGGCAAAGGTATTTTAGAAGGACAAGGTGCAGCATTTGCACAAGCAGCACAAACATATGATATTAATGAAATTTATTTAATCTCACATGCCCTTCTTGAAACTGGCAACGGTACTTCTGCTTTAGCAAACGGCGGATATGTTGATAACGCGAACAAAGTCGTTACAAACGGTACTAAAAAGTATTACAACATGTTCGGTATCGGCGCAATTGATACTGACGCAGTACGCGGCGGCTTTAAAACTGCAGCACATTACGGTTGGGACACTGTTGGAAAAGCAATCATCGGCGGTGCTAAATTCATCACAAGTGATTATTTAGACAGAGGTCAAAACACACTTTATCGTATGCGCTGGAACCCAGCAGCACCTGCAACACATCAATATGCAACAGATATTAACTGGGCAAGCCATAACGCG